The Halomonas qaidamensis genome includes the window TTTACGCGATGCACCCAGTGGCATGTTAGGCCCTGGGTCTTAAAGCGCATATCGGCTAACCTTGAAACTAAATGGACAACGATGTGCCCACGGGCAGGAGCAAGTGATGAGTCAATATTTTCAGATTCACCCCGAAAACCCACAGAAACGCTTGATTGATCAAGCCATCGATATCATCCGTAAAGGTGGAGTGGTCGCGTACCCAACGGATTCAGGCTATGCACTGGGCTGTCACTTGGGTGAAAAAAAGGCCATTGAAAAGATCAAGTGGCTGCGCTCGTTAGACGATAAACACAATTTCACACTGATGTGTTCGGATCTTTCCGAGATTGGCACTTACGCTAAAGTGGATAACGCCGTATTTAGGTTGCTCAAGGCTCACACCCCAGGGCCTTATACCTTTATTTTAGATGCCACCACCGAAGTGCCGCGGCTGTTACTGCACCCGAAGCGCCGTTCTATTGGCGTACGCGTGCCCGACCACCGCATTACCCATGCGTTGCTTGCTGCGCTGGGTGAGCCTCTGATGAGCGTGACGTTGATTCCAGTAGGCGATACCTTGCCAATGAGCGACCCTGAAGAGATCCGCGACCGCTTTGGGGCACATCTTGATGCCATTATCGATGGCGGAGCCTGTCACCTTGATCCCACCAGTGTAATTGATCTACGCGAACTGCCACCCAAAATCATACGGGAAGGGCGTGGCGATATTTCGCCGTTTGAGTCTTAACGCTGTTTAGAACCCCGGTCATGAAAGTGGCTTCAACATGCATAAAGAAATCGCTTTAGCCAGTTAATAGACGTTTTCTAGCTAAAGCGATGTTTGCTTCGTGTAAGTGCTTTGTTGTTTGTAAGTGCTTTGCAGCTTGTAAGTGCTTTACTGTTTTAGGCTTTCGTCGTCTTCCCCCGTTTTCGCTGATTTCTTGCGTGGGTCTTCTGTTTCTTCATCCAGCCATGTGCCACAGCGTAGACAATAGCGGGCGCGTTTTTCATGGTGGTCGTGGCCACAGCCGGGGCAAGCTTCTTCTGAGTAGCGGTCTTCGCGGATAGAGCGGATAACCTGGGCGGAAAATACTCCGGTCGGCACTGCGATAATCGAGTACCCGAGCAGCATCAAGATCACCGTGATGGTCTTGCCGACTGAGGTGGCAGGCACAATGTCGCCATAGCCCACCGTGGTCATGCTGACGATTGCCCAGTACATTGACATCGGTATGCTGGTAAAGCCTGCTTCCGGCGACTCGATGGTGTACATCAGCGCCGCAAATAGCATCACCACCATCATAATGCTGCTAAAAAACAACAAAATTTGGCGTAGGCTGCGTTTGAGTGCACTGATGAGCAGATGTGCTTCCCCAACAAACTCCATTAAACGCAGAATACGAAAGATGCGTAAGACACGCAGAATACGAACAATGACGAGCCCGTGAGCGCCGGGTACAAGCAGTACGAGCCAAGTAGGCAAAATGGCTAGCAGGTCAACAATGCCGTAAAAGCTTTTCAAGTATAAGAAAGGGCGCTCTAGGCAGTAAATCCTCACCGCTAGTTCAATCGTAAATAGCAGCGTAAATACCCACTCTACATAGAGAAAAATGTGTCCGTAACGCTCGGAATAACTGTCTACGCTGTCTAGCAAAATGACAGCCACGCTCATTAAGATGGCGATAATTAGCGCAATATCAAAGGCTTTGGCCCCCGGCGTATCGGACTCAAAAATAATATGAAAAAGTCGCGTGCGAAGTCCTTCTGCACCGGGAGTTAATTGAAAACTCATCGCGTCATCCTAAAGTGGGCTAAATGTTTCTAGCGTAGCGTGGTTTGATAGGCGAAGCGATGCGCCAACGCTAACGCAGCAACGCCGTAAGCGGGCGTTGGTTGCCCGTTGTCCGTCAGTGCCGTGGTCAGGGTATAAGCATCGCTGCGGGCGTTTTCATTCAGCTGTGGGTGGGCGGCCAGCGTGGCTAACGCCTGTTGTGTGATGGTTAGATGCTGTGCAAGCCCACTGTCGTGATAGGCATCCAGCGCCATCGTGGCCCTGTGCAGCCACTGAGCCGGTGTGTCAGCCTCAGGTAGTAACCACTGCTGCGCGCCTAACGCATTTCCACGCGCCGCTTTGCTGGTATCCGAAGGACGCAGCGGCACGCTTTCTGCAAGCACCAAGGCCAGCGACCAAAGCGCCTCTGGAACCCCCGCTTTTAATTCCAGCTCAACCTCACAAATAGTGGCTTGAGCGCCACCGCTGACAATCTCCCCTTCGTCTAGCACTAGCTCGATGTGGCTGTCTAGCCAGTCGATTTGCCAGCTGCGCCGAGTAAAGTCGGTGCGCAGCGCAGGGCGTAGCGCTGATATCGCTGTGCTTAATGAACCTTCAAAAGGCGGCAGGGCAGCCAAACCACGTTGGTCAAGCTGCGCACCAGGGACTTGCCACTCCCACTCTTGTCGGGTGGAAAGGCCACCGCCACCTTTACCAGCGGTTTTTACCGTTTGTAGCACGCGATCATCTATTTGGCGTAGGCGCACAGCAATTCGTGCTTTTGCCATATCCCCTGCTGGTGTATCGAAATAGGTGTTCGCAAGGTGCTGCTGTTGGGGTGATGTGGCTAGCACGTAGTGACTCAGCAACGCGTTCCGCTGGGCGGGGGCAAGGGCAAGTTTAAGCTCGATTTCTGTTGGTTCAGAAATAGGCGATGAAAAAGCAGTTGAATTTTTCATGACATTAGCCACCTTTTTATCGTGACGTTTCAGTTAAATTTTGATGACATTATGAACTTTTCATGACGGCGGCTGGCGCACTCTTTATACTGGCGCCCGCCATTTCCAGGCTCCCCGAAAACAGGCTAAAGGCTATATGGTTACCCCCAATCCTTTTTCTGCGATGTTTGGCCGCTCGCCATTCCAGCCATTGCTGGCCCACATCGTCAAGGCCAATGAATGTGCCGACCAATTGTTGCCGTTTTTTGAAGCATCGCTTGCTGGCGACTGGGACACTGCATCTGAACTGCGTGAAAACGTCACTCGCTTAGAGCATGACGCCGACACGCTAAAAACAGAGCTACGGCTTAATCTGCCTAACACGATGTTCCTTCCCGTCTCGCGTTCTGATTTGCTCGACCTTATCAGTGTGCAAGACAAGATCGCCAATAAGGTGCGCGACATTACTGGCATTATGCTTGGCCGTAAAATGCGCGTGCCCGATGAGCTGGCTGACCCCATGCGCGATTATATGCGAACCAGCGTAGCTTGCGTGGCTCAGGCGCGTCAGGCGTTAGAAGAGCTGAAAGACCTACTTGAGTCCGGTTTTGGGCGCAATGTGTCTGATGTCATGCAAAAGATGATCCGCGAGCTGCACACCCTTGAACACCAAGCTGACGATCAACAGATCACCATTCGGCGACAGTTGTTTGCGCTTGAGAATCAGCTTCCACCGGTCGACGTGATCTTTCTTTACAAGATTATCGATTGGGTTGGTGAGCTATCCGATCGCGCCGAACGCGTGGGCAGCCGCCTACAGATTTTGACCGCCCGCTAAGGAAATTCCATGCAGATTATTGTCCAGAACAGTGAAATCTTCATTATCCTGGCCTGTGTGTTTGGCTTTTTTATGGCTTGGGGCGTTGGTGCTAACGATGTAGCCAATGCGATGGGGACTTCGGTAGGGTCGAAGGCTATCACCATCAAACAAGCCATTATTATTGCGGTTGTCTTTGAGTTTTTAGGTGCTTGGTTAGCGGGTGGCGAAGTGACCGCAACCATTCGAGGCGGGATGCTTGACCCCGTATTGTTAGCAGATAACCCTCAGCTATTGGTTTACGGCATGCTTTCCGCGCTGCTGGCAGCTGCTATCTGGCTAATGATTGCATCGGCGCGTGGCTGGCCAGTGTCTACTACCCACTCTATCGTAGGCGCTATTGTTGGTTTTGGCGCGGTAGGCCTTGGTGTAGAAGCGGTTGCCTGGGGCAAGGTAGGTCAAATTGCATCTAGCTGGCTTATTTCACCGCTGCTTGCAGGTACGATCGGCTTTGTACTGTTTAAGTCGGTGCATCATCTTATTTTTGAAAATAAAGACCCCTTCAGCGCTGCAAAGCGTTATGTACCAGGGTATATCTTTTTGGTCGGCTTTATCGTTGCGATGGTCACCCTGACCAAGGGCTTAAAGCACATTGGTTTGGACCTAAGCTTTGGTCAAAGCCTGCTGCTTTCTGTTGTCATTGGTATCATCATTATGGCGCTCGGTGTGATCATGGAACGCCGTGTTAAATACGTTCAGAACACCAGCGATCACTTTGGCTACGCCAACGTTGAACGGGTGTTCGGCGTACTAATGATCTTTACGGCCTGTGCGATGGCGTTCGCCCATGGTTCTAACGATGTTGCCAACGCTGTAGGCCCACTGGCAGCAGTCATTAGCGTTGTGCGTAGTGAAGGCGTTATTGATAGCGCGGCGCTTGTGCCTTGGTGGGTGCTGGTGCTGGGTGGCGGCGGCATTGTGGTCGGCCTTGTTACTTACGGCCATAAAGTGATTGCCACCGTAGGTACTGGCATTACTGAGCTTACGCCAAGCCGTGGCTTTGCCGCTACACTGGCTGCCGCGACTACGGTAGTACTGGCATCGGGTACTGGCTTGCCGATTTCAACCACCCATACGCTGGTAGGGGCGATCTTGGGTGTGGGGCTAGCACGCGGTATGGCGGCACTTAATCTGCGTGTTATCGGTACGATTGCGATGTCATGGTTGATCACTTTGCCTGCAGGCGCTGGCTTGGCTATCCTGTTCTTCTTTATGTTTAAAGGCATGTTTGGTTAATGCGGAAGTAAATCCGCCATAGTACGCCCTTGCTCGATGCTAGTTTAGGTCGATAACGCAGCGGCACCTTCACGCAAATTAGCCTGTTTCCGGGTTGATTTGCACAAGAAGGTGCCGCTGTTTTTTGCGCTCTGTTAAAGTAAACGCGGATATTTTCATTTACCTGCTGCCGGAGAGCGGCCCTTGGACACACGCTTCCCTTTTGTTGATTGGTTTCGTAACGCTTCCCCTTACATTAATGCCCACCGGGGACGAACCTTTGTCATCTTAATTGAGGGCGAAGCCATGGCGTCTGGCCGAGGAGAGCAGCTGATACAGGACTTAGCGCTGCTACACACCTTGGGCGTGCGGTTAGTCGTGGTGTTTGGTATTCGACCGCAGGTACACGAAGCGTTGACGACTGCTGGTGTCGAGCCAACACGGGTGGATGGTCGCTGGGTAGCTGACCGAGCGGTGATGGCCCATGTGGAGCAGGTGGCAGCACATCAGCGGCTATGGTTAGAAGCACGGCTTTCTTTAGGCCTGCCTAGCACGCCGCTGCACGGGGTGGAGCTAAGCGTAATTTCTGGCAACTTGGTGACCGCCAAGCCCCTTGGTGTACGTGAAGGCGTCGATTTTGACCACAGCGGTGAAGTGCGTCGGGTGCGCGCGAGTGCCATTGAAGGGCTGCTGGAAAAAGGCTCTCTGGTGTTGCTGCCACCGCTTGGCTTTTCCAGTACGGGTGAAGTGTTTGATTTAGATGCCTCAGAAGTGGCGCAACATGCTGCCGTCGCGTTGAAAGCGGATAAGCTCATTCTATTAGGCGAATCAGAAGGGCTTGAAGACGAGCAGGGCGCACTATTACGCCAGCTTTCTCCGGCAGAAGCTGAACCTCGACTGCAACAGGCGTCGCCGGGTAGTGAGTTGGCCCGCCACTTGAACGCCGCCTGCACAGCGGCCCGAGAAGGGGTGGCGCGCACCCACCTGCTTTCTTGGCGTAACCACGATGCCCTGTTAGGGGAGTTATTCACTCGCGACGGCGTTGGGACCATGATCACCCAGCACCGCTACGAGCAGCTGCGCCCGGCCACATTAAACGATGTCGCTGGTCTGCTAGAGCTGCTGGAGCCGCTTGAGCGACGGGGCATGTTGGTAGCTCGTTCGCGGGAGCGGTTAGAGCACGAAATTGACGATTACATGGTCATTGAACGTGATGGCATGGTGATTGGCTGTGCCGCGCTGCATGTTTTCCCTGACACCACTGTGGGGGAAATGGCCTGTGTCGCCGTGCACGGCAACTATCGCGGCGGTGAGCGCGGCGAGCGCTTGGTGGAAGCATTAGAGCGACGCGCCCGCCAGCGTGGGCTGACCGAAATGTTTGTACTGACGACGCACACGGCCCATTGGTTTGTCGAACATGGTTTCCACTCGGCAAGCTTAGATGACCTACCGCCGTTAAAACGTGAAGCCTATAACCACGCCCGAAAATCCAAGGTGCTGGTCAAGACGTTAGCGCGATAGAAAAATGTGGATAGTAGTGTAGTTGTCGCACATGGTTACTACTTAAGTAGAAAACTGAGGATTAGGTAGAAAGCTGAGGATTAAGTAGAAAGCTAAGAAGGGCGGCTTGGCCGCCCTTTTGATAACTAATGTCTCAGGTATTCAAAATAACGCCGCCGTTTAAGTGCAGCGTTTGACCGCTCATATAAGACGACTCTTCACTGGCAAGATACACATACGCTGGGCCAATTTCACTCGGTTGGCCGGGGCGCTTCATAGGCACTTGCCCGCCAAAATTGGCGACCTTCTCTTCATCAAAGCTGGCGGGAATTAGCGGTGTCCAGATAGGCCCAGGAGCCACGGCATTAACTCGAATACCTCTATCCATTAACGACATCGCCATGGACCGCACAAATCCCTGAATGGCGCCCTTCGTGGCGGTGTAATCAATCAGCGTGTCGTTGCCTTTAAAAGCGTTGATTGAGGAGGTGGAGATAATGGTATCGCCATTGTTTAGGTGAGGCAGCGCCGCTTTAGTGAGGTAAAAATGACTGAACACGTTGGTTTGAAACGTGCGCAGTAGCTGGTCATCAGGAATATCCGTGACATCGTCCCAGTCATACTGCTCAGCGGCGTTATGAACCACCACATTGAACTTGCCAAATGCTTGTAGGGTGCGTTCAACAATGTCGCGACAAAAAGCCGGTTCTGCCACATCACCTTGCAGTACCAGGCAGCGTCGTCCTTCTGCTTCTACTAAGCGTTTGGTGTCTTCGGCATCTTTAGGCTCTTTAAGGTGCACGATAACACTATCAGCACCTTCACGGGCGTAATGCACCGCCACAGCTCTACCAATACCGCTGTCGCCACCAGTAATAATGGCAATTTTATCTAACAACTTATCGGCACCGCGATAGCTTTCGCGAATATACTCCGGCGTTGGTTGCATTGCATGTTCAGCGCCAGGCTGTTGATTCTGATGCTGCGGGGGTTGCTGTTGATCGCTCATGTGCGTCCACTCCTTTGTTGGCACAGATGGGTTGGTATTGCTTTTAAAGCTAGCCTATTAAAAAGCTGCGAAATTGAAAGAGCATAAGGGATTACTTATATGTATTTACATTTGCGTGTTTACATTTACGCATTTACATTTTTAAGAGTTTGATGGCTCACCTATAAGGGCTTAATCACGCCATTACTAACGTAGACCAATGACGCAAGGATGGGCAAATGATAGCCAAGAGGTTAGGTAATTAGGTGGTTGGATCGTTAGATAAAAATGCGGATAGTAAACGTTAATAAACTCAGTTTAAATTTTAAATCAGGCATTGTTAATGATGCGCTGCTGTCACAAGTGGCTGTTTTGACGGTTTTATAAACTGAGGCGTGGCGAGATCGGTTGGGGAGAGTAGTGCTGGGCTGTGGCAAGTAAACGACAAGCGACTATAGTGTATAAACCTATTCACATCCCTTGGCACGCAAGGCTTTAGGGCGACTACCAAGCAGGGCTGCCAAGTAGTAGGAGGTAATATGCAACAACCTGATAAAGACGATCAGAAGAAAGATCAGCGCGACGATCATCACGATGATGCCAACCCAATGCCCGACACGCACCATGTCAATCCTGATGGCGATGATAAGCCGTCTCCCAAGAAGTCTACTTCCTAATCGATTGTTTTTACCTATAAAAGGGTGCTACTAACAAGTGGCACCCTTTTTTATAGGAATAGGTTGTTAATTAATGTCTGTATTTTTAAAAAGTTTTTATTTTGATTTAAGTTGCAGGGTTGGTTGATATTTGTTTGGTTTTTCAGGTTTATTTGATAATCCGACTGCTTTAAATTGAAAGCTAAAGGTAGCCCGCTATAGTTTTGGAGGATAGATCATTTTCGAAGAGAGTAAACGACACGGAGGATGTCATTATGACCGAACAAGGAAAGCATCACCCTTCACATGATTACGATTCGCTTAAACAAAAAGGCCAAGAGAGCGCTGCAGAGATAAAAGATGCCGCAGAGCAGCAGGCGGAAAATGCGTTTGCTCAACAGCGCGAGAGCGCAGCCGAACAAACCAAAATAGTAAGTGCTGTGTTCCAGAAGGCTGCGGACGAATTTGATCGCCAGAAACAGCCATTTTGCTCACAGCAGACAAGAAGGCTTGCCCAAAAAGTAGACCGCTTTTCGCAAACGATGCGCGACAAGGATCTGCATGGGCTATGTAAAGAAGCAGAAAACTACGGAAGAAAAGAGCCAGCCCTATTTATCGGTGGCGCTATTGCCGCGGGTTTTTTGGTCACGCGTTTTCTGCGCAGCTCTTCAACCCATTCTGATGCTGCTAATAACGGCTCTCAGCATCAAGCCGGCGAACACAATGCTGTGCAGTCAAACCGCGTTTAACGCAGAGCCATAGGCTAAAAATTGTATGCGGGAGATACAGAATGGATTCAGATAGCAAAACGACCGGTTCAGTCGGTTCGCTACTCTCAACGCTACTCAATGAGATAACCGCTTTGGTGCGTGGCGAAGCGGAACTAGCCAAAGCCGAAATGTCTGAAAAGACCCATCAAGCCATGGCGGGTGTTGCGGCAATAGCACTCGCTGGTGCAGTGCTACTTGGTGGTTTTTTAACCCTGCTGGCGGCGGTAGTGCTGCTTTTAAATGAGGTACTGCCTCCGGAAACCAGCCCGTGGATTTCTGCCGTTATTGTAGGTGCTGTTGTTACGCTGATCGGTGCATTAATGCTGAAGGCGGGGCTAAGCAAGGTGAGTGTCCAAGGGCTAATGCCTAATCGCACCATTAATAGTCTGCGTAATGACAAAGCGCTTTCTAAAGAACATCAGCGTCACGTCAAGGAGGAGGTGAAATGAGCGACCATAATCAGCATCGACATCCCGATGATATTGAAAAAGATATTCATCAATCGCGCGAACGGCTTGATTCTACGCTGCATAAAATTGAAGAGCGATTTTCGCCCGATCAACTGCTACACACCACTTATGACTATCTCCGCCAAGGCGGTGCCAACGAGTTTTTTTCCAACCTAGGAACGACCATTAAGCAAAACCCTGTGCCGGTACTGCTCACCGGAGCTGGGCTTGGTTGGTTAATGTTGCGCCAAAGTAACCCACAGGCTGAAACACCGCGCTACGCAACTAATGTTCATGCTACCTCCGAGTCTTTAGGGCAGCCTGCTGCAGTGGCTCAACACTCGTATTCTTCTCAGCCCCCTTATTCTCAGAACCCTTACCCTCAAGGCCCTGAGACTAATCAGGGAGTGGGACACAATCATAATAATGGTGAGCAGGATAATGGCAGCCGAATGCAGCAGGCGAAAGAGAGCGCCCAGCATATCGGCCATAGTGCTAAAGGCGCAGCGCACCATCTAAGCGAAAAAGCCCAACAGAAGGGAGGTCGTATGCACGATTCCATCTCTCATGCCCAACAAGGGGCTCATGAACGCTTTGACCATATAAAGGAGCGTGCCCATCAAGCTAGCAACACCTCATCGGACTTTATTCAAGAGCACCCGGTGGTAGTGGCAGCGCTAGGGTTTGCACTGGGGGCAGCGTTGGCAGGCATTTGCCCATCCACCCGTAAAGAAGATGAATACTTAGGTAAGTATCGCGACCAAGTGGTGAAAAAAGCAGCTGATGCAGGCGAAGAGCAAGTGGATAACGCCCAGCAAGCGATTCATGAAAAAACCGAATCAATAAAGCAGCCTGCCGAAAAGCAAGAGTCGCCATATAGCACGCCTACTGCTGATGAAAGTGCTTCAACCATCAGTGCCTCAAGTACAGGTGCTTTAAATAGCAGTCCTTCAACGTCGAACCCTTCAACGACGAACCCTTCAACGACAGATGTTACTAGTGGACATACGCCTAGCAAACCTTCTGTGAATGAAGGCGTGGCTACCAATAGGCCAAAGGTGCCAAGCACGCAGCCGGGGCTAGCAGGTTCTAATACGCCTTCTGGGAATACCCAAGGTAATGACACTAACCTACCACCGCGGCCATAACGAAACGCCGCAGACGCGGTAAGCGTGCTGGTTAGAAGCGGCGCTACTTTTTGTAGCGCCGTTTTACTTCCACGTTTAGCCTGCCTTCACCCAGCCGTAGCGAGAGCTTCTGGCCTGGCACGGTGTCTTCTGCCCGACGGATAACATGGCCCTTTTCATCCTGGGCAATGGCATAGCCGCGCCCCAATACTGCAAGCGGGCTGATGGCATTTAGCTCACGGGCAGCACTACTCAAGCGTGCCTGACGTACTTCCAACGCCCGCTGCATAGCGCTGGCTAAACGGCGCTGTAGCTGGCTAATACGCTCTTGCTCTGCACGGTGCAGGCGTGCCATGTCTTGGCTGGCTAAGCGCTTGCTTAACTGCGTGACCCGCGTTTGCTGCTGCTGAACGCTTTGCTGCATTGCGCGCTGCAGCCGTTGATAAAGGGCGGTAACGTGTTGTCGCTGGCGGTCAAGCTGCTCGCCAGGATGGCGAAGCCGGGCGCGTAAGGTATCCAGCCGCTGGCTATCGCGCTCTAAGCGTGCCTGCATGGCACGACGTAAGCGGTTTTCTAGCTGCGACAATTGCTGCTTTAGCGCTTGCTGGTCAGGCACTAAACGCTCAGCCGCCGCTGACGGGGTAGGGGCACGCATATCCGCAGCGAAATCCGCTAGGGTGACATCCACTTCGTGACCCACCGCTGACATCACCGGCAAGCGTGAGTGAAAAATCGCCCGTGCCAGATGCTCGTTATTAAATGCCCACAAATCCTCTAAGCTACCGCCGCCACGGGTAATTAGCACCACGTCCTGGTCAGGGTCTAAGCGTGCCTGTCGGTTTAATAACCCCAGTGCGGAAATCATTGCAGGGGCGGCCTCGGCACCTTGTACGGGCACCGGAATCAACGTGACATCAGCCAGAGGCCAGCGCGCTGCCAGCACCGCCAATACATCGCGAATGGCCGCGCCGCTGGCAGAGCTTAAAATCAAAATCTTGCGGGGTGGAAAGGGCAGTGAACGAGCATTGGCAAACATGCCTTCGCTTTCCAATTGCACTTTTAGCCGCTCATATGCCGCCAGTAGCTCCCCTAAGCCTGCCGCCTGCACGGCCTCGGCAATCAGCTGATAGTCGCCGCGCGGTTCGAACAGCGAGACGCGCCCGCGTAGTTTTACCTGATCGCCATCGCGCATGGGTGCGGCAACAAACCTTGCCCGCTGGCGAAATAGCGCACAGCGAATTTGCGCGCGGTCATCCTTCAACGTGAAGTAAATATGCCCAGAGGCCGGGCGAGAAACGTTCGAAAGCTCGCCTTCCACCCATACCTCACCCATGTTTCGCTCTAGCGCTTTGCGAGCCTTGAGATTGAGTTCGCTGACTGAGAAGATGGCGGTGTTTGAGGCGGTCATGGAGGCAGGTGTCGTCCAACGCTTGCGGTGCGATAGTCAGTGTTAGGGTGCAACCATTAGACAATACGCTAACCTGTCTCAGCAAACGTATTCGCCAGGGTGCTTAGGTTTGCAGCCGTGAGGCGAATGTTCACCGTTTTGTTTTGCATTCGTCATCAAAGTGTCACATAACCGTGCTAAGTTGCTCGCCGACACAAAACTGTCATCAAAACGTCATACATAGATTGTCCACCAACACGGCAGACCACTTATGTCGAATCTCGGACCTTCCACCGATCGTCCTGCTCTTGCTCGCGAGGTGCCGCGTGAGGTGCCCGCGTGGTTACGCGGTATTTATGCCGGCCTGTGCCTGTACCTGTTCCTGGCTGCACTTAACGTGCTGGGCGCGGGCCTGGGTACCTTTGGTAGCGACAGCGACCTTCTGACCCGCGCCTTCGCTTTTGGCGCGAACCCCTTTATTGCCTTGATGGCAGGGGTGTTGGTTACCATGGTCGTGCAGAGCTCGTCGTTCACCTCGGCGCTGATCGTCACCCTGGTGGCTAGCGGCGAGATGACCCTGGGCACTGCTGTTTTTGCCATTATGGGCGCCAATATCGGCACCGCCGTTACCGGTGTCATCGTGGCCCTGGCGAACGTGCGGATCAAGCGCAACTTCCGCCGCTCGTTCACCGCGGCGCTGATGCACGACTTATTCAATATTCTCACGGTTCTGCTGATCTTCCCGGTGGAGTGGCTGACGGGAATGTTCCATGAGAATGGTTACGGCATCTTTACACGGCTAGCCGGTTGGGTAGCGGAGCTGATTGGCTTGGAGGAAGTTGCCAAGCCCAGTAGTCCGATTAAGGTAATCACTGCTCCCATTGTTGATGTCGCTAATTGGCTGGGGGCTTCCCTGATGCCTAGCGTGGCGGCTGCTGGCCTGTTCGTCGCGGGCTTAGGCCTGCTGCTGATGTTCGCAGCGCTGGTCTTTATGGTGAAGAATCTGCGCGGTGCGCTGTTGCGCCATATGGATGGCCTCTTCCGCACCTATTTCTTCCGTACCGATGCGCGGGCCTACGGGGTCGGGGTGGTGTCTACGGTGCTGGTGCAATCGAGTTCTATTACCAGCAGCCTGATGGTGCCCTTGGCGGGAGCGGGCGTGGTGCGTCTACGCCGAGTGCTACCCTTTATGATGGGGGCCAACCTGGGTACCACGATTACCAGCGTACTGGCGGCTACTGCTAATCCTATCGCTGCGGCGATGACGGTGGCGCTGTTTCACGTTATTTTTAACTTAACCGGTACCGCCATCTGGTGGCCGCTACGGGTGATTCCACTGCGCATTGCCACCTGGTATGGCCGCTTGGCTGGTAAGCAGATCCGCTACGCTTTTATGTTCCTGATTGGCGTATTCCTGGTGGTGCCGGTGGTCGGCATTACATTGACCGAATTATTCATGCGCCTGCGCTAAGCGCGGCCAACCGAGGGGTTTCCCATGTTTAAACAGCTTTATAGTGCGCTTACCTCGGAAACCAGCATCGATCAGGCCTACGCAGACCTGACCAAGATGCTGGAGCA containing:
- a CDS encoding DUF3618 domain-containing protein → MSDHNQHRHPDDIEKDIHQSRERLDSTLHKIEERFSPDQLLHTTYDYLRQGGANEFFSNLGTTIKQNPVPVLLTGAGLGWLMLRQSNPQAETPRYATNVHATSESLGQPAAVAQHSYSSQPPYSQNPYPQGPETNQGVGHNHNNGEQDNGSRMQQAKESAQHIGHSAKGAAHHLSEKAQQKGGRMHDSISHAQQGAHERFDHIKERAHQASNTSSDFIQEHPVVVAALGFALGAALAGICPSTRKEDEYLGKYRDQVVKKAADAGEEQVDNAQQAIHEKTESIKQPAEKQESPYSTPTADESASTISASSTGALNSSPSTSNPSTTNPSTTDVTSGHTPSKPSVNEGVATNRPKVPSTQPGLAGSNTPSGNTQGNDTNLPPRP
- the xseA gene encoding exodeoxyribonuclease VII large subunit, encoding MTASNTAIFSVSELNLKARKALERNMGEVWVEGELSNVSRPASGHIYFTLKDDRAQIRCALFRQRARFVAAPMRDGDQVKLRGRVSLFEPRGDYQLIAEAVQAAGLGELLAAYERLKVQLESEGMFANARSLPFPPRKILILSSASGAAIRDVLAVLAARWPLADVTLIPVPVQGAEAAPAMISALGLLNRQARLDPDQDVVLITRGGGSLEDLWAFNNEHLARAIFHSRLPVMSAVGHEVDVTLADFAADMRAPTPSAAAERLVPDQQALKQQLSQLENRLRRAMQARLERDSQRLDTLRARLRHPGEQLDRQRQHVTALYQRLQRAMQQSVQQQQTRVTQLSKRLASQDMARLHRAEQERISQLQRRLASAMQRALEVRQARLSSAARELNAISPLAVLGRGYAIAQDEKGHVIRRAEDTVPGQKLSLRLGEGRLNVEVKRRYKK
- a CDS encoding Na/Pi symporter, whose amino-acid sequence is MSNLGPSTDRPALAREVPREVPAWLRGIYAGLCLYLFLAALNVLGAGLGTFGSDSDLLTRAFAFGANPFIALMAGVLVTMVVQSSSFTSALIVTLVASGEMTLGTAVFAIMGANIGTAVTGVIVALANVRIKRNFRRSFTAALMHDLFNILTVLLIFPVEWLTGMFHENGYGIFTRLAGWVAELIGLEEVAKPSSPIKVITAPIVDVANWLGASLMPSVAAAGLFVAGLGLLLMFAALVFMVKNLRGALLRHMDGLFRTYFFRTDARAYGVGVVSTVLVQSSSITSSLMVPLAGAGVVRLRRVLPFMMGANLGTTITSVLAATANPIAAAMTVALFHVIFNLTGTAIWWPLRVIPLRIATWYGRLAGKQIRYAFMFLIGVFLVVPVVGITLTELFMRLR